DNA from Massilia antarctica:
ATCTCGAACGGGCGCAAGCCGCTGATGCTGTTCCCGTTAAGGCAAATATCGCCCGAGGTGATACCGAACCGGCCCGACACCAGATTGAACAAGGTCGATTTACCGGCGCCATTCGGGCCGATCACCGCCAGGCGTTCGCCTTTTTGCACGGTCAGGCTGGCGCCGCGGATAATTTCGGAGCGGCCGAAACTCTTGCGCACGTCTTTCAGTTCAAGTGCGGCCGTCGTCATGCGACACCTCCACGCTGTTGTGCCACGATTTCCGCATTGACGTCACTCCAGACTGCGACATATCCCGGCTGGAAGCGCCGGTAGCCCACCATGCCCGCCAGCAGCAAGGCGCCGGCCACCAGCCACGGCGCGGCCGATTTGGTGTCGATCGCCTGCCCGAAACGGGTCATGACGCTGCCGTTGGCCGAATCGAGGGTCAGGTGGTAGAGCATTTCGATGCCCATCACCATGCCCGCCAGGGCGACCAGCACACAGGCACCCACGGCCAGCAGCGGCTTCCAGATGCGCGCGAACTTGCGCGCGCCGGCGACCCGCAGCAGCATCAGGATCAGGCTGGCCAGCCCGGCCGGCGCATAGCGCACCAGCAAAACGAAGAACAGGCCCAGATACAGCTGCCACGCCGGCGTGAAGTCCGACAGCATCACCGAAAAGAAAACGCCGACGATGGTGCCGAGCAAGGGACCGAAGAAAAAGCCGATCCCGCCGATGAACACGAACAGCAAGATGCTGCCCGAACGGATGGCGCTGACGTTCTCGGCGCTGACGATCTCGAAGTTGATCGCCGACAGCCCGCCCGAAATACCGGCGAAGAAGGCTGACAGGATCAGGGTCAGGTAGCGCACCCATTGCGTGTCGTAGCCGATGAATTCGACCCTTTCGGGATTGTCGCGCACGGCATTGGCCATGCGCCCGAGCGGCGTTTGCGTAAAGGCGAACATGGCCACCGTGCTGGCGAACAGCCACGCGGCGATCAGGTAGTACACCTGCACCTGCGGCCCGTAGGTGATGCCCATGACGGCCACGCCGCGCACCCGGTTGGTGGTGATGCCGCCCTCGCCGCCGAAAAAGCCCGGAAACATCAGCGAGCTGGCAAACACCAGTTCCACCAGGCCCAAGGTGATCATGGCGAAGGTGGTGCCGGACTTCTTGGTCGTCACGTAGCCGAACAGCACGCCGAAAGCCATCCCGGCCACGCCGCCCACCAGGGGAATGAGCGAGGTCGGCACAAGCGCGCCGATGCCGGTACTGTTCATCGCGTGGATCGCGAAGAAGGCGCCCAGCCCGGAATAGACGGCGTGGCCGAACGACAGCATGCCGCCCTGCCCCAGCAGCATGTTGTAGGACAGGCCGAAAATCATTACGGTGCCGATCTGCGACAGGATCGACAGCGCCGCGCCCTTGCTGAAGATCAGCGGGGCCAGCACCAGGATCAGCGCGAAGCCGCCCCACACGAGGTAGCGGCCAAGGTTCAGCGGGGTGTAGGTGAGCCTCATTCGCGCGTCCCCATCAGGCCCTTGGGCCGGAAGATCAGAATCAGGACCAGCAGCAGGAACGGCAGGATGGCCGCGCTCTGCGAAATGGTCAGCTTGAGTACCTCGTAGCCGGGCGTGTCCATGGTGATGTTGGCGCCGATGCCGTTCAGGAGCGTCATCAAGGAATAATCGAGCGCGACGGCAAAAGTTTGCAGCACGCCGATCAGGAGCGAGGCAAAAAAGGCGCCCGCCAGCGAGCCCATGCCGCCGACCACGACCACCACGAAGATGATGCTGCCGACCGTGGCGGCCATGCCGGGCTCGGTCACGAAAGCGTTACCGCCAATCACACCCGCCAGCCCGGCCAACGCGCAGCCGCCGCCGAACACCCACATGAAGATGCGCGGCACGTTGTGGCCGAGCGCCTCGACCGCATCCGGATGGGTCAGCGCCGCCTGGATCACCAGCCCGACCCGGGTGCGCGTGAGCACCAGGTAAATTGCGGCCAGCATCGACAGCGCGACCAGCATCATGAAGCCGCGATAAATCGGGAAGCTGGTCGAGAACAGGGTGAACAGCGGTCCATCGAGCTCCTTGGGAATCGGATACGGCACCGCTGCCCGGCCCCACACCAGCTGGACCAGCTCGACCACGAGGTAGGACAGGCCGAAGGTGAACAGCAGCTCGGGAATGTGGCCGTATTTATGCAAGGGCCGCAGGCCGTAGCGCTCGACCAGCGCGCCGATCAGGCCGACAACGATGGGCGCGAGCACCAGCGCCGGCCAGAATCCGAGCACCTTGCTGATGGTGTAGGCAATGTAGGCGCCGAGCATGTAGAAACTGGCGTGCGCAAAGTTGAGCACGCCCATCATGCTGAAGATGAGGGTCAGGCCGGACGAGAGCATGAACAGCAGCAGTCCGTAACTGATCCCGTTCAGCAGGGTGAACAGTGTAAATTCCATAGAGGTCCGCAGGTTGGGTGGGCGTGCGCGGCCCACCGTGGTCGGAAATACGAAGGGGGTGGACACGCGTGCCGCAGCGGGCTCGCCCACCCTACAGTGTTGCCGTGACACGGGCACCCGGCGTAGGGACGCCCGGCGTGAGGGTGCCGCTACGCCAGGCGCCGCTACGCCAGGGACCCCTACGCCAGGCGCCCCTACGCCGGGCGCCCCGGACAGCGCCGGCCGGCTTGTGGCCGGGCGGCGCGCCCCTCGGTCGTGGCCTTAGGTCCCGGGCCGCTTCATCTGGCAGGAAGTCGGCTGGTTCGCCAGGTAGGCGTCGATCTTCTTTTCCATTTTCCAGCCGTAGCCGGTGTTTTCCTGGTCGTATTTGACATCCTTGCCGTTGGTCTTGGTCCAGGTGCCGATGAACAGTGGTTGCTGCAGCTGGTGGTCGGCCTTGTTCATGATGACTTCGCCGTTGATGCTGTTGAACTTGGCGCCTTCCATCGCAAACGCCACCTTGACCGGGTCGGTGCTCTTGGCCGCCTTGATGGCCTGGGCCAGCATGCCGATGCCGCTGTGGGTCTGGGCGGCGTAGTAATCGTCGTTGTATTTCTTCTTGTACGCTTCGACGATATCCTTGCCGAGGAATTTGTCGTTGTTGACCATCCAGTTGCCGACGATCTTGACGTGCTCGGCGCCGGCCGCGCCCATGGCGGTCGGCACGCCCGTGGTAATGCCGTAGTACGTGTAGAAATTGGCCTTGAGGTCGGCATCCTTGGCGGCGCGGATCAGCAGGGCCAGGTCGGCGCCCCAGTTGCCGGTGATGACGGTATCGGCGCCGGAAGCCTTGATCTTGGCGATGTAGGGCGAGAAATCCTTGACCTGGGCGATCGGGTGCAGGTCGTCGCCGGCGATCTTGATGTCCGGGCGCTTGCGTTTCAGGTATTCCTTGGCGGCGCGGCTGACGGCCTGCCCGAACGCGTAGTTCTGGCCGATGATGTAGACACTCTTGATGTCCTTGTTGGGCGCCATATAGGACGTCAAGGCTTCCATTTTCATGTCGGAGTTGGCGTCGAAGCGGAAGTGCCAGAAGCTGCACTTGCTGTTGGTCATGTCTGGATCGATGGCCGCATAGTTCAGGTACACGACTTCCTTGCCGGGATTGCGCTCGTTGTGCTTGTTGATCGCGTCCAGCAGGGCCAGGCCGACGCCGGAGCCGCTGCCCTGGGTGATGTAGCGGTAGCCCTGGTCGATGACGGCTTTGAGCTGGGTGAGCGATTCCTGCGGGCTGGCCTTGTTGTCGAAGCCCACCACCTCGATCTTGTGCTCGCCCGCCCACTTTTGCTGGGAAGCCATATCGGCGATCAACTGGAAGCTTTTGAGCTGGTTTTGCCCGACCGGCGCGAAGGGCCCGGACAGAGGGTCGATGAAGGCAATCTTCACGGTATCGGCCTGGGCCGACGCCGACAGCAATGCAAACGATACAGCCAGTGTCAACGGGCGAATAGTCTTGATCATGCGTCTCCATCCTTCTCTATTGTCTATGCGGGTCTGATGCCCTTGCAGCGAGTGCTGCCCATCTGGTGCTTGAAACCTCTTCTTGAATGTTCGTCGTACGGCTGTGCTTCTCTACTACGTTGACCCAAGAGTCGTCGCCCCCGCGCAGGCGGGGGTCCAAGCTGGCTCCGTAGTCCGCGACGGCTCATCGAACTTGGGCCCCCGCCTGCGCGGGGGCGACGGTTTGCTCACGCCACCGGCAACTGGTGCGCCTTGAACTGATCCCGCAGTTTGTTCTTTTGGATCTTGCCGGTCGCGCCCATCGGCAGCGCCTCGATGAACACCACATCATCGGGCATCCAGAATTTGGCGATCTTGCCTTCAAAAAACGCCAGCAACTCGTCGCGCGTCACCTCCATGCCCGGACGTTTGACCACCAATAACAGCGGACGTTCATCCCATTTCGGATGCGCGATGCCGATGCACGCCGCCTGCAGCACCGCCGGATGCGACACGGCAATGTTCTCCAGGTCGATGGTGCCGATCCACTCGCCGCCGGACTTGATCACATCCTTGCTGCGGTCGGTGATCTGCATGTAGCCGTCCGCATCGATGGTGGCCACGTCGCCGGTCGGGAACCAGCCATCCTGCAGCACGTCGCCGCCCTCGTTCTTGAAGTAGCTCTTGACGATCCACGGGCCTTTGACCAACAAATGACCGTAATTGCTGCCATCCCACGGCAATTCGGTGCCTGCGTCGTCGACGATCTTCATGTCGACGCCATAGATCGCGTGGCCCTGCTTCTGCAAAATCTTGCGCTG
Protein-coding regions in this window:
- a CDS encoding branched-chain amino acid ABC transporter permease → MRLTYTPLNLGRYLVWGGFALILVLAPLIFSKGAALSILSQIGTVMIFGLSYNMLLGQGGMLSFGHAVYSGLGAFFAIHAMNSTGIGALVPTSLIPLVGGVAGMAFGVLFGYVTTKKSGTTFAMITLGLVELVFASSLMFPGFFGGEGGITTNRVRGVAVMGITYGPQVQVYYLIAAWLFASTVAMFAFTQTPLGRMANAVRDNPERVEFIGYDTQWVRYLTLILSAFFAGISGGLSAINFEIVSAENVSAIRSGSILLFVFIGGIGFFFGPLLGTIVGVFFSVMLSDFTPAWQLYLGLFFVLLVRYAPAGLASLILMLLRVAGARKFARIWKPLLAVGACVLVALAGMVMGIEMLYHLTLDSANGSVMTRFGQAIDTKSAAPWLVAGALLLAGMVGYRRFQPGYVAVWSDVNAEIVAQQRGGVA
- a CDS encoding branched-chain amino acid ABC transporter permease, whose protein sequence is MEFTLFTLLNGISYGLLLFMLSSGLTLIFSMMGVLNFAHASFYMLGAYIAYTISKVLGFWPALVLAPIVVGLIGALVERYGLRPLHKYGHIPELLFTFGLSYLVVELVQLVWGRAAVPYPIPKELDGPLFTLFSTSFPIYRGFMMLVALSMLAAIYLVLTRTRVGLVIQAALTHPDAVEALGHNVPRIFMWVFGGGCALAGLAGVIGGNAFVTEPGMAATVGSIIFVVVVVGGMGSLAGAFFASLLIGVLQTFAVALDYSLMTLLNGIGANITMDTPGYEVLKLTISQSAAILPFLLLVLILIFRPKGLMGTRE
- a CDS encoding branched-chain amino acid ABC transporter substrate-binding protein, translating into MKTIRPLTLAVSFALLSASAQADTVKIAFIDPLSGPFAPVGQNQLKSFQLIADMASQQKWAGEHKIEVVGFDNKASPQESLTQLKAVIDQGYRYITQGSGSGVGLALLDAINKHNERNPGKEVVYLNYAAIDPDMTNSKCSFWHFRFDANSDMKMEALTSYMAPNKDIKSVYIIGQNYAFGQAVSRAAKEYLKRKRPDIKIAGDDLHPIAQVKDFSPYIAKIKASGADTVITGNWGADLALLIRAAKDADLKANFYTYYGITTGVPTAMGAAGAEHVKIVGNWMVNNDKFLGKDIVEAYKKKYNDDYYAAQTHSGIGMLAQAIKAAKSTDPVKVAFAMEGAKFNSINGEVIMNKADHQLQQPLFIGTWTKTNGKDVKYDQENTGYGWKMEKKIDAYLANQPTSCQMKRPGT